One genomic segment of Bacteroides caccae includes these proteins:
- a CDS encoding DUF4973 domain-containing protein, whose amino-acid sequence MKKKNISLLLVTLLVMLSSCSEFYSDEQYEHYVSFKAPTSTVSRIRLKYRKGQPSPYRLPLIVAGSTMNNKDIDVHVGIDNDTLDIYNYEHYYEREDLYYKQLPENFYSIPNYDIHIPAGECQALMDINFNFNGLDLSEKWVLPLIIKDDPSYNYTSHPRKNFNNALLWITPFNDFSGNYGTTALNVFPEDTNKPLVVDTREAYVVDENTIFFYAGAIKEKRTDRRKFKIYATFNQDPDDKMKGTVELRAENPNIEFESKKQATYEISEMMDASRPALMRRTVTIRELNYTFVDPWETQGYTAHYRVEGSMTMQRNINTLIDDEEFAIEW is encoded by the coding sequence ATGAAGAAAAAAAATATCTCTTTGCTTTTGGTTACGTTACTTGTAATGCTGAGTTCTTGCAGCGAATTTTATTCAGATGAGCAATATGAACACTATGTTTCGTTCAAAGCTCCTACATCTACCGTATCTCGTATCCGTTTGAAGTATAGAAAGGGACAACCTTCTCCCTATCGTCTTCCTCTTATAGTGGCCGGTTCCACGATGAATAATAAAGACATCGATGTACATGTAGGTATAGATAACGATACACTCGACATCTATAACTATGAACATTACTATGAACGGGAAGATTTGTACTACAAACAGTTACCCGAGAATTTTTATTCTATTCCGAATTATGACATACATATTCCGGCCGGCGAATGTCAGGCTCTGATGGATATCAATTTTAATTTTAACGGGCTTGATTTGTCGGAGAAGTGGGTTTTGCCCCTTATCATAAAGGATGATCCTTCTTATAATTACACCTCTCATCCACGAAAAAATTTCAACAATGCTCTACTATGGATAACTCCTTTCAATGATTTCTCGGGAAACTATGGAACCACGGCTTTGAATGTTTTTCCCGAAGATACCAACAAACCACTTGTAGTTGACACTCGTGAAGCATACGTGGTTGACGAAAATACCATATTCTTCTATGCGGGTGCTATAAAAGAAAAAAGAACCGACCGTAGAAAATTCAAAATTTATGCGACATTTAATCAGGACCCGGATGACAAAATGAAAGGTACGGTAGAGTTGAGGGCAGAAAATCCAAACATTGAATTTGAATCGAAGAAGCAAGCAACGTATGAGATTTCTGAAATGATGGATGCCTCACGGCCTGCCCTGATGCGCAGAACCGTTACGATAAGAGAACTTAATTATACATTTGTAGATCCATGGGAAACTCAGGGATACACGGCGCATTACAGAGTTGAAGGAAGCATGACCATGCAACGCAATATCAATACGCTGATTGATGACGAAGAATTTGCCATAGAGTGGTAA
- the miaA gene encoding tRNA (adenosine(37)-N6)-dimethylallyltransferase MiaA, translating into MPNYDLITILGPTASGKTPFAAALAYELNTEIISADSRQIYRGMDLGTGKDLADYTVNGHKIPYHLIDIAAPGYKYNVFEYQQDFLVSYETVKQKGCLPVLCGGTGMYLESVLKGYKLMPVPENPELRTRLASYSLEELTEILSQYKTLHNSTDVDTVKRAIRAIEIEEYYAAHPVPEREFPKLNSLIIGVDIERELRREKITLRLKQRLDEGMVDEVRQLIREGISPEDLIYYGLEYKYLTLYVTGQMTYEEMFNGLETAIHQFAKRQMTWFRGMERRGFTIHWISAKLPMEEKIAFVKEKLQGN; encoded by the coding sequence ATGCCGAACTATGATTTAATCACCATATTAGGACCTACCGCCTCAGGCAAAACTCCGTTTGCCGCTGCTTTGGCCTATGAATTGAATACAGAAATTATCAGTGCCGACTCCCGTCAAATATACAGGGGAATGGATCTCGGCACCGGAAAAGATTTGGCCGATTATACGGTCAATGGACATAAAATCCCGTATCATCTGATTGATATAGCCGCTCCCGGATACAAATACAATGTTTTTGAATATCAACAAGATTTTCTGGTTTCTTACGAAACAGTCAAACAAAAAGGTTGTCTCCCCGTTTTATGTGGAGGGACAGGGATGTATTTGGAATCAGTCTTAAAAGGTTATAAACTAATGCCCGTACCGGAAAATCCGGAGTTGCGTACCCGTTTGGCAAGTTATTCTCTTGAAGAACTGACGGAAATTTTAAGCCAATACAAAACGTTGCATAACTCTACGGACGTAGACACAGTAAAACGTGCCATTCGTGCAATAGAGATTGAAGAATATTATGCCGCCCACCCAGTCCCCGAACGGGAATTTCCGAAGCTGAACAGCCTCATCATTGGCGTAGACATCGAACGAGAACTACGCCGCGAGAAGATTACGCTACGATTAAAACAGCGGTTGGATGAAGGTATGGTTGATGAGGTACGACAACTGATCAGAGAAGGAATTTCACCGGAAGATTTAATATATTATGGTCTGGAATACAAATACCTGACGTTATATGTCACAGGACAAATGACATACGAAGAGATGTTCAACGGATTAGAAACTGCGATTCATCAATTCGCCAAACGGCAGATGACTTGGTTTCGCGGCATGGAAAGACGAGGATTTACTATTCATTGGATAAGCGCGAAACTGCCAATGGAAGAAAAGATAGCGTTTGTGAAAGAAAAACTGCAGGGGAATTAG
- a CDS encoding RagB/SusD family nutrient uptake outer membrane protein — protein MKLIRNILLIATGLSMASCNYLDVNTDTKDRMSLEEVFTDETYTEQWLANAYSYLTNSEFADISITGSNPFNFSDDIYNPIYKSFKEVTYGEEQWPYTWKYSYQGIRQAAIFIQNVDMCNELTSEERADYKAQARFVRAYYYWKLLQKYGPVPIVPEEGQDYTDSYEALSIPRNTYDECADYIASEMALAAKDLPLKRELMSVSRPTRGAALAVRAKALLYAASPLMNGNTDGYAEKLVDDKGNRLLAAAYDEKKWARAAAAAKDVIDLKAYNLYVAYKRTEGFDGYPVTLPPYDDGNFSTKSWPNGYKDIDPFESYRSVFNGELSTVENPELIFTRGNNQGSYGVNYMVFYQLPVSKAKGNNTTCVTQKQCDAYYMKDGKDIPGKDIEIGRGDGSSQRVTGFVTASDVSKGLYKPLEENVSLQYANREPRFYASVAYNGVTWWLTNATQSSDRGPYRSWYYRGETEGMSNSLNWLQTGIGLMKYVRPTDTNDDKNINGEFSHISKKADPLIRYADILLMYAEALNELDGSYQIETWDNSGTHSISRNEDELKKGVQPVRIRAGIPDFTPEEYGNKELFRKKIKRERQIELMAEGQRYFDLRRWKDAKDEESLPMYGCNVFMTKGERDLFYKPVPVSDVLTCFAEKTYFWPIDRSELEKNVRLTQNPGWQSEK, from the coding sequence ATGAAACTTATAAGAAATATATTATTGATTGCAACAGGCTTGAGTATGGCTTCGTGTAATTATCTTGATGTGAATACCGATACCAAGGACAGAATGTCACTGGAAGAAGTCTTTACCGATGAAACCTATACGGAACAATGGCTTGCCAATGCATACAGTTACTTGACAAACAGCGAATTTGCCGATATTAGTATCACCGGCTCAAATCCGTTTAATTTCAGTGATGATATATATAATCCCATTTACAAAAGCTTTAAAGAAGTGACTTATGGTGAAGAGCAATGGCCGTATACATGGAAATACAGTTATCAGGGAATACGTCAAGCCGCTATCTTTATCCAGAATGTGGATATGTGTAATGAACTGACCTCGGAGGAACGGGCAGACTATAAAGCTCAGGCCCGCTTTGTGCGTGCTTATTATTACTGGAAACTATTACAGAAATATGGTCCTGTGCCCATTGTACCAGAAGAGGGCCAGGATTACACTGACAGTTATGAAGCTCTTTCAATACCTCGCAACACTTACGATGAGTGTGCCGATTACATTGCTTCAGAAATGGCCTTAGCAGCAAAGGATCTTCCTTTGAAACGCGAACTGATGTCTGTGTCACGTCCCACAAGAGGTGCTGCTTTGGCTGTACGTGCTAAAGCACTATTATATGCAGCCAGTCCGTTAATGAACGGTAACACCGATGGATATGCCGAAAAGTTGGTGGATGACAAAGGCAACCGACTTCTTGCTGCTGCCTATGATGAAAAGAAATGGGCAAGGGCAGCTGCTGCGGCAAAAGACGTGATTGACCTTAAAGCCTATAATTTGTATGTAGCCTATAAACGTACTGAAGGGTTTGACGGGTATCCAGTTACACTGCCACCATATGACGACGGCAATTTTTCAACAAAATCCTGGCCCAACGGATATAAAGACATAGACCCGTTTGAATCATACCGTTCAGTCTTTAATGGTGAACTGTCAACAGTAGAAAATCCCGAATTGATATTTACACGAGGAAACAATCAGGGTAGTTATGGAGTAAACTATATGGTCTTTTATCAACTTCCGGTCAGTAAAGCCAAAGGAAACAATACAACTTGTGTGACGCAGAAACAATGTGATGCCTATTATATGAAAGATGGTAAAGATATTCCGGGCAAAGATATTGAAATAGGTCGCGGAGACGGTTCTTCACAAAGAGTTACCGGCTTTGTCACCGCAAGTGATGTGAGCAAAGGACTTTATAAACCTCTAGAAGAAAATGTATCGCTTCAATATGCCAATCGAGAACCCCGATTCTATGCATCGGTAGCATACAACGGAGTAACTTGGTGGTTGACAAATGCAACACAGAGCAGTGATAGAGGTCCTTATAGAAGCTGGTATTATCGGGGCGAGACGGAAGGTATGTCCAATAGCCTAAACTGGCTTCAAACCGGCATAGGATTGATGAAGTACGTACGTCCAACAGACACCAATGATGACAAGAACATAAATGGTGAATTTTCTCATATCTCAAAGAAGGCGGATCCTTTGATAAGATATGCCGATATCTTGTTAATGTACGCTGAAGCATTGAATGAACTTGATGGTTCATACCAGATTGAAACTTGGGATAACTCTGGTACTCATAGTATTTCACGTAATGAGGATGAACTGAAGAAAGGAGTACAGCCTGTAAGAATCCGTGCCGGAATACCTGATTTTACGCCAGAAGAGTATGGTAATAAGGAACTATTCCGTAAGAAAATCAAACGCGAACGTCAGATTGAACTTATGGCTGAAGGGCAACGCTATTTTGACTTGAGACGTTGGAAAGACGCTAAAGATGAAGAATCTCTGCCTATGTACGGATGTAATGTTTTTATGACAAAAGGAGAACGCGACTTGTTCTATAAACCGGTTCCTGTTTCTGATGTTTTGACCTGTTTTGCCGAGAAAACTTATTTTTGGCCTATCGACCGCTCCGAGTTGGAAAAAAATGTGAGATTGACTCAAAACCCGGGTTGGCAGAGTGAAAAGTAA
- the kdsA gene encoding 3-deoxy-8-phosphooctulonate synthase: MIELKNNPAGNFFLLAGPCVIEGEEMAMRIAERVVKITETLQIPYVFKGSYRKANRSRLDSFMGIGDEKALKILKKVHDTFGIPTVTDIHAADEANMAAEYVDILQIPAFLSRQTDLLVAAAKTGKTVNIKKGQFLSPMAMQFAADKVIEAGNKNVMLTERGTTFGYQDLVVDYRGIPEMQSFGYPVVLDVTHSLQQPNQTSGVTGGMPQLIETIAKAGIAVGADGIFIETHENPAVAKSDGANMLKLDLLEGLLTKLVRIRQAIK; this comes from the coding sequence ATGATCGAACTTAAAAACAATCCTGCCGGTAACTTCTTTCTGCTGGCCGGCCCATGTGTTATAGAAGGTGAAGAAATGGCCATGCGCATTGCCGAACGAGTAGTCAAAATCACCGAAACATTGCAAATTCCTTACGTATTTAAAGGTTCTTACCGCAAAGCGAACCGCTCACGCCTGGATTCATTCATGGGTATCGGCGATGAAAAAGCCCTCAAAATACTGAAAAAGGTACATGATACTTTCGGAATCCCTACCGTAACGGACATCCATGCTGCCGACGAAGCTAACATGGCAGCCGAATACGTAGACATACTTCAAATTCCGGCATTCCTCAGCCGCCAAACCGATCTGCTCGTAGCCGCAGCCAAAACCGGAAAGACCGTTAATATCAAGAAGGGACAATTTCTTTCTCCAATGGCAATGCAATTTGCCGCAGACAAAGTAATAGAAGCCGGCAACAAGAATGTTATGTTGACCGAACGCGGAACAACTTTCGGTTATCAAGACCTTGTAGTGGACTACCGAGGTATTCCTGAAATGCAATCATTCGGATATCCTGTCGTGCTCGATGTCACTCACTCACTACAACAACCGAACCAAACAAGCGGAGTGACCGGCGGTATGCCGCAACTTATAGAAACTATTGCCAAAGCGGGCATAGCCGTAGGGGCAGACGGTATCTTTATCGAAACACACGAAAATCCCGCCGTAGCCAAAAGCGACGGTGCCAATATGCTGAAGCTTGATTTATTGGAAGGATTGTTAACAAAATTAGTAAGGATACGCCAAGCCATTAAATAA
- a CDS encoding M16 family metallopeptidase produces the protein MKHLLRGLFIAVLIICCNFQSVFAQPMQQMPVDKNVRIGKLDNGLTYYIRHNALPEKRVEFYIAQKVGSILEEPQQRGLAHFLEHMAFNGTKHFPGDETGLGIIPWCETKGIKFGTNLNAYTSVDQTVYNISNVPTENQNVVDSCLLILHDWSSAINLADKEIDKERGVIREEWRSRNSGMLRIMTDAQATMYPDSKYADCMPIGSIDVINNFPYQDIRDYYAKWYRPDLQGIVIVGDINAEEMEAKLKEVFKDVKAPVNPAERIYYPVADNQEPLIYIGTDKEVANPSINIFFKQDATPDSLKNTISYYATQYVLNMAINMLNSRLNELRQTANPPFTGAGAGYGEYFLAKTKEAFSLTANSKIDGVDLAMKTILEEAERARRFGFTETEYERARANYMQAMESAYNEREKTKSGNYVDEYVNNFLDKEPIPGIEFEYMLVQQMAPNIPVTAVNELMKQLVTDNNQVVLLAGPQKEGLKYPTKEEIAALLKQMSSFDLKPYEDKVSNEPLISEDIKGGKIVSEKADDVYGSTKLVLSNGVTVYVKPTDFKADQIMMKGVSLGGTSVFPNDEIINISQLNGVALVGGIGNFSKVDLSKALAGKRASVGAGIGNTTETISGSCSPKDFETMMQLTYLTFTSPRKDNEAFESYKNRLKAQLQNSDANPMTAFSDTVTRALYGDHPRAIKLKESMVDQIDYDRILEMYKDRYKDASDFTFYLVGNVNLEQMKPMIAKYLGALPSINRKETFKDNKMYIRKGEYKNEFAKKQETPMATIMFLYSGTCKYDLRSNTLLSFLDQALDMVYTAEIREKEGGTYGVSCNGNLSKYPKEELVLQIVFQTDPAKKDKLSAIVVEQLEKMAKEGPSAEHMQKIKEYMLKKYKDAQKENGYWLNNLDEYFYTGIDNTKDYEKLVNSITAKEVQDFLAKLLKQNNEIQVVMTMPEENK, from the coding sequence ATGAAACATTTATTACGTGGATTATTTATTGCAGTCCTTATCATATGCTGCAATTTCCAGTCCGTTTTTGCACAACCCATGCAACAAATGCCTGTGGACAAAAATGTCCGTATCGGCAAACTGGATAACGGACTTACTTATTACATCCGACACAATGCACTCCCGGAAAAACGCGTAGAATTCTACATCGCACAAAAAGTAGGTTCTATTCTGGAAGAACCACAGCAACGTGGCTTGGCTCACTTTCTGGAACACATGGCTTTCAACGGGACCAAACATTTCCCCGGTGATGAAACCGGACTTGGAATCATTCCCTGGTGTGAAACTAAAGGTATTAAATTCGGAACAAACCTGAATGCCTATACCAGTGTCGACCAGACCGTTTACAACATCAGTAACGTACCGACAGAAAACCAGAATGTGGTAGATTCCTGCCTGCTTATCCTACACGACTGGTCGAGCGCTATCAACCTTGCCGACAAAGAAATCGACAAAGAACGTGGTGTAATCCGCGAAGAATGGAGAAGTCGCAACAGTGGTATGCTACGCATCATGACTGATGCACAGGCTACTATGTATCCGGATTCTAAATATGCCGACTGTATGCCTATCGGCAGTATTGACGTTATCAACAACTTCCCTTATCAGGATATCCGTGATTACTATGCTAAATGGTACCGTCCCGATTTGCAGGGAATCGTTATCGTCGGTGACATCAACGCTGAAGAAATGGAAGCCAAGTTGAAAGAGGTATTCAAAGACGTAAAAGCTCCGGTAAACCCTGCCGAACGTATTTACTATCCGGTAGCAGACAATCAGGAACCGTTGATCTATATCGGCACTGACAAAGAAGTTGCCAATCCTTCTATCAACATCTTCTTCAAACAAGATGCAACGCCGGATTCTTTGAAAAATACGATTTCTTATTATGCTACACAGTACGTACTCAACATGGCTATCAATATGCTGAATAGCCGTTTGAACGAACTCCGCCAAACAGCCAATCCTCCTTTTACCGGTGCCGGTGCAGGATATGGAGAGTATTTCCTTGCCAAGACCAAAGAAGCATTCAGCCTTACTGCAAACAGCAAGATTGACGGTGTAGACTTGGCGATGAAAACTATTCTGGAAGAAGCAGAACGTGCACGTCGTTTCGGATTCACTGAGACTGAATATGAACGCGCGCGTGCTAACTATATGCAAGCTATGGAGTCTGCGTATAACGAACGTGAAAAAACAAAAAGTGGTAACTATGTCGATGAATATGTGAACAATTTCCTCGATAAAGAACCGATTCCGGGTATCGAATTCGAATATATGCTTGTACAGCAGATGGCTCCAAACATTCCTGTGACGGCCGTCAACGAATTGATGAAACAGCTGGTTACTGATAATAACCAAGTAGTACTGCTCGCGGGTCCTCAAAAAGAAGGTCTGAAATATCCGACGAAAGAGGAAATTGCAGCTTTATTGAAGCAGATGAGTTCATTCGATTTGAAACCATACGAAGACAAAGTTTCCAACGAACCTCTTATCTCTGAAGACATTAAAGGCGGAAAGATTGTTTCCGAAAAGGCCGATGACGTTTACGGCAGCACAAAACTAGTGCTTTCTAACGGTGTAACAGTCTATGTGAAGCCTACAGATTTCAAAGCTGACCAGATCATGATGAAAGGTGTAAGCCTTGGTGGTACCAGTGTATTCCCGAACGATGAAATCATCAATATTTCTCAATTAAACGGTGTAGCTTTGGTAGGCGGTATCGGTAATTTCAGCAAAGTAGACTTAAGCAAAGCCCTTGCCGGTAAACGTGCTTCCGTAGGAGCCGGTATCGGTAATACAACAGAAACAATTTCAGGTAGCTGTTCTCCGAAAGATTTCGAGACAATGATGCAGCTGACTTACCTGACATTCACTTCTCCGCGCAAAGATAATGAAGCATTCGAATCATACAAGAACCGCCTGAAAGCACAGCTTCAAAACTCAGACGCTAACCCGATGACGGCATTCAGCGATACAGTGACACGTGCTCTATACGGTGACCATCCACGCGCTATCAAGCTGAAAGAAAGCATGGTAGACCAGATCGACTATGACCGTATCCTCGAAATGTACAAAGACCGCTATAAAGATGCAAGCGATTTTACTTTCTATCTGGTAGGAAACGTAAACCTAGAACAGATGAAACCGATGATTGCAAAATATCTGGGTGCTCTGCCTTCTATCAACCGCAAGGAAACATTCAAGGATAATAAGATGTACATTCGCAAAGGGGAATACAAGAATGAATTTGCAAAGAAACAGGAAACGCCAATGGCTACCATCATGTTCCTATACAGCGGAACTTGCAAATACGACCTGCGTAGCAATACACTACTCAGCTTCCTTGATCAGGCATTAGATATGGTTTACACCGCTGAAATCCGCGAAAAAGAAGGTGGCACGTATGGCGTAAGCTGTAACGGAAACCTCAGCAAATATCCGAAGGAAGAACTGGTACTTCAGATTGTATTCCAGACTGACCCAGCTAAGAAAGATAAACTGTCTGCTATCGTTGTGGAACAATTAGAAAAAATGGCTAAAGAAGGTCCATCTGCCGAACACATGCAGAAGATCAAAGAATATATGTTGAAGAAATACAAAGACGCTCAGAAAGAAAACGGCTATTGGCTAAATAATCTGGACGAATATTTCTACACAGGTATTGACAATACGAAAGACTATGAAAAGTTAGTCAACAGCATTACAGCCAAAGAAGTACAAGACTTCCTTGCCAAGCTGCTGAAACAGAACAACGAAATTCAAGTCGTTATGACTATGCCGGAAGAAAACAAATAA
- a CDS encoding diacylglycerol/lipid kinase family protein, with protein MSVEPKKWGVIYNPKAGTRKVKKRWKEIKEYMDSKGVDYDYVQSEGFGSVERLAKILANNGYRTIVVVGGDGALNDAINGIMLSDAEDKDNIALGMIPNGIGNDFAKYWGLSTEYKPAVDCIINHRLKKIDVGYCNFYDGKEHQRRYFLNAVNIGLGARIVKITDQTKRFWGVKFLSYVAALFSLIFERKLYRMHLRINDEHIRGRIMTVCVGSAWGWGQTPSAVPYNGWLDVSVIYRPEFLQIISGLWMLIQGRILNHKVVKCYRTKKVKVLRAQSASVDLDGRILPKHFPLEVGVLPEKTTLIIPN; from the coding sequence ATGAGTGTAGAACCGAAGAAATGGGGTGTGATTTACAACCCGAAAGCTGGTACCCGAAAGGTAAAAAAACGCTGGAAAGAGATCAAGGAATACATGGACAGCAAAGGCGTCGACTATGACTATGTGCAATCCGAAGGTTTCGGTTCAGTAGAACGTCTCGCTAAGATTTTAGCCAACAATGGTTATCGTACGATTGTCGTTGTGGGCGGTGACGGTGCGTTGAATGACGCTATCAACGGCATTATGCTATCCGATGCAGAGGATAAAGACAATATCGCACTTGGCATGATTCCGAACGGCATCGGGAATGACTTTGCCAAATATTGGGGACTCAGTACCGAATACAAGCCAGCTGTCGACTGTATCATTAATCATCGACTCAAGAAAATAGACGTAGGCTATTGCAACTTCTACGATGGAAAAGAACATCAACGCCGTTACTTCCTCAACGCTGTTAATATTGGACTAGGCGCACGAATCGTCAAGATTACCGACCAGACAAAGCGTTTCTGGGGCGTAAAATTCCTGTCGTATGTTGCCGCCTTGTTCTCTCTGATATTCGAACGTAAGTTGTACAGAATGCACCTCCGCATCAACGACGAACATATCCGTGGACGCATCATGACGGTATGTGTGGGAAGTGCCTGGGGCTGGGGACAGACACCGAGTGCCGTTCCTTACAACGGCTGGCTGGATGTATCTGTGATCTATCGCCCGGAATTCCTGCAAATCATTTCCGGATTGTGGATGTTGATACAGGGAAGGATTCTGAATCACAAAGTCGTGAAGTGCTATCGGACAAAGAAAGTGAAAGTACTCCGAGCACAAAGTGCTTCAGTAGATCTGGACGGACGGATACTGCCGAAACACTTTCCTCTGGAAGTAGGCGTTCTCCCGGAAAAGACCACGCTTATTATCCCGAACTAA